A single region of the Paramicrobacterium fandaimingii genome encodes:
- a CDS encoding ATP-binding cassette domain-containing protein has product MTTGIPVEPPLIKMADVSKSYGNIIALRDVNLEVARGEVMCVLGDNGAGKSTLIKIIAGLHQHDNGVFEIDGKAEKLNSPRQALERGIATVYQDLAVAPLMPVWRNFFLGSEATKGRGPFKRLDIDFMKRTAKRELFDMGIDLRDVEQPIGTLSGGERQCVAIARAVYFGAKVLILDEPTAALGVKQSGVVLKYVIQARERGLGVVFITHNPHHAYPVGDRFLLLKRGQSIGYHRKSEITLDDLTTMMAGGAELEELVHELASAGADTGELRSIRDEIESDDAAGVGRVPVTELTDMKRQKKQD; this is encoded by the coding sequence ATGACGACTGGAATACCCGTCGAGCCACCGCTGATCAAAATGGCGGACGTCAGCAAGAGCTACGGGAACATCATTGCCCTTCGTGACGTCAATCTCGAGGTCGCTCGCGGTGAGGTGATGTGCGTTCTCGGTGACAACGGCGCAGGAAAGTCAACGCTGATCAAGATCATTGCGGGACTTCACCAGCACGATAACGGGGTCTTCGAGATTGACGGCAAGGCCGAAAAGCTGAACTCGCCGCGTCAGGCACTCGAACGCGGAATTGCGACGGTTTACCAGGACCTTGCCGTGGCGCCGCTCATGCCGGTCTGGAGAAATTTCTTCCTCGGTTCGGAGGCGACGAAGGGGCGAGGGCCGTTCAAGCGTCTCGACATTGATTTCATGAAGCGGACAGCGAAACGGGAACTGTTCGACATGGGCATCGATCTGCGAGATGTCGAGCAGCCGATCGGGACGCTCTCCGGAGGGGAGCGTCAATGTGTCGCCATCGCGCGAGCCGTCTATTTTGGGGCAAAGGTTCTGATTCTGGACGAGCCGACGGCTGCGCTTGGCGTCAAGCAGTCGGGCGTTGTTCTGAAATACGTCATCCAGGCGCGGGAGCGTGGTCTCGGCGTCGTCTTCATCACGCACAACCCACACCATGCGTACCCCGTCGGCGATCGCTTCCTCTTGCTGAAGAGGGGGCAGAGTATCGGCTATCACCGCAAGTCCGAAATCACCCTTGACGACTTGACGACGATGATGGCTGGTGGGGCAGAGCTTGAAGAACTCGTGCATGAGCTTGCGTCGGCGGGAGCCGACACCGGCGAGCTCCGTTCCATTCGTGATGAGATCGAGAGTGACGATGCCGCTGGTGTCGGTCGAGTTCCCGTGACAGAGCTCACCGATATGAAACGACAGAAGAAACAAGACTGA
- a CDS encoding LacI family DNA-binding transcriptional regulator: MSTRVTIYDVASAAGVSKSLVSLVLQGSPRVSQGKRIAVEQAIANLGYQPNRLAAGLAGTQTKSIGVVIDDFRNLWFVELLEGLKTALADTGYSLSVADMSLNSHIGRDAVATFQSLRVDGIIIAAEAAGLLHQLRGTPHVVVGGREMGDTSSITVANDDIAGGRLITEHLLSLGHRSVHFLSGIGEANRRRLIGYARAMNEAGLEPNMADAGGTTEKHGNEAANALLNEHPEATAIIGANDTMAIGALGAMRTRGLSAPEDISVVGYDDSPPAGYDMISLTTVDDRGHEVGRQAGRALRAAIAHDEAPTTEILVPPTLVIRSSSGAVPLR; the protein is encoded by the coding sequence ATGAGCACACGAGTCACGATTTACGACGTCGCCTCGGCGGCTGGCGTCTCAAAGTCTCTCGTGTCGCTCGTGCTGCAGGGATCGCCCCGCGTCAGCCAGGGGAAGCGCATCGCCGTCGAGCAGGCCATCGCTAACCTCGGCTATCAGCCGAACCGACTTGCCGCCGGCCTTGCGGGAACCCAGACGAAGAGCATCGGCGTGGTGATCGATGACTTTCGCAACCTCTGGTTCGTCGAGCTGCTTGAGGGCTTGAAGACTGCATTAGCCGATACCGGCTACTCGTTGAGCGTTGCGGACATGTCGCTCAACTCGCACATCGGCCGTGACGCCGTAGCGACGTTCCAATCGCTGCGCGTTGATGGCATCATCATCGCCGCCGAGGCAGCCGGACTCCTGCACCAGCTGAGAGGAACTCCTCACGTGGTCGTCGGAGGCCGGGAGATGGGAGATACCTCGAGCATCACCGTCGCGAACGATGACATCGCTGGCGGGCGCCTGATCACAGAACACCTCTTGAGCCTCGGCCACCGCAGCGTCCATTTTCTCTCCGGAATCGGAGAGGCCAATCGGAGGCGCCTGATCGGCTATGCGCGGGCAATGAACGAGGCCGGACTCGAGCCAAACATGGCGGATGCCGGAGGCACGACGGAGAAGCACGGCAACGAAGCCGCGAACGCGCTGCTCAACGAGCATCCGGAGGCCACCGCCATCATTGGGGCGAACGACACCATGGCTATCGGTGCACTCGGGGCGATGCGCACACGAGGGCTCAGCGCGCCAGAGGACATCTCCGTCGTCGGCTACGACGATTCTCCCCCCGCCGGATACGACATGATCTCACTCACCACCGTCGATGACCGCGGGCACGAGGTGGGGCGTCAGGCTGGTCGCGCGCTGCGGGCCGCGATCGCGCACGACGAAGCGCCGACGACCGAGATTCTCGTGCCGCCGACGCTTGTCATTCGCAGCTCCAGTGGAGCCGTCCCGCTGCGCTGA
- a CDS encoding sugar ABC transporter substrate-binding protein: protein MLITRLRRWGRLGIAALAVSAAVALTACSGPAGVKQGDDGGGGEKSDPLKVAFITHAPPGDTFWDIVRAGAEKAASELNIELLYSNDEDGARQAQLVQQAIDKSVDAIVVTLAKPEAMSGPVKDAVAAGIPVFSLNSGEDQYKDMGVLAHFGQNDRVAGEAAGEKLNELGATNMICVIQVQGHIGLENRCDGVDETFEGEFERLYVQGTDMNNVASTITAKLQTGSDIDYVLTLGAPFAMTAIDSIADAGSDAKLATFDLNAEAIKALQDGDIQFLVDQQPYLQGYLAVSSARLYHDNGNVMGGGKPVLTGPQIITQENAESIAEFAKNGTR, encoded by the coding sequence GTTTACGGCGTTGGGGCCGGCTCGGCATCGCTGCGCTGGCAGTATCGGCCGCGGTCGCTCTGACGGCGTGCAGTGGCCCTGCGGGCGTCAAACAGGGCGATGACGGCGGAGGCGGAGAAAAGTCAGATCCTCTGAAGGTCGCTTTCATCACCCACGCACCTCCCGGAGACACCTTCTGGGACATCGTGAGGGCTGGCGCGGAAAAGGCGGCTAGCGAACTGAACATCGAGTTGCTGTACAGCAACGACGAAGATGGTGCGCGGCAGGCGCAACTCGTGCAGCAGGCCATCGACAAGAGCGTTGATGCCATCGTCGTCACTCTGGCAAAGCCGGAGGCAATGTCTGGCCCGGTGAAGGACGCAGTCGCTGCGGGGATTCCGGTCTTCAGTCTCAACTCTGGTGAGGACCAGTACAAGGACATGGGCGTGCTTGCTCATTTCGGTCAGAATGATCGAGTAGCTGGAGAAGCGGCTGGCGAAAAGCTCAATGAGCTTGGCGCAACCAACATGATCTGCGTGATTCAGGTACAGGGTCACATCGGTCTTGAGAACCGCTGCGACGGGGTCGACGAAACGTTTGAAGGCGAGTTCGAACGGCTGTACGTGCAGGGCACGGACATGAACAACGTCGCGTCGACGATCACTGCAAAGCTGCAAACCGGCAGTGATATCGACTACGTGCTGACTCTGGGCGCTCCCTTCGCCATGACAGCGATTGACTCCATCGCCGATGCCGGGAGCGACGCCAAGTTGGCAACGTTTGACCTCAATGCGGAAGCGATCAAGGCGCTGCAAGACGGCGACATCCAGTTCCTCGTGGATCAGCAGCCGTATCTTCAGGGTTACCTGGCTGTGTCGTCGGCTCGTCTGTACCACGACAACGGCAATGTCATGGGCGGCGGTAAGCCGGTTCTGACCGGACCGCAGATCATTACTCAGGAGAATGCTGAATCCATCGCCGAGTTCGCCAAGAACGGCACAAGATAA
- a CDS encoding Gfo/Idh/MocA family protein, with amino-acid sequence MSDSIGVAVIGAGMAGRAHAAAYRAASTLYDPVLPEIRLVSIGDVNPVFGEAAARRFGFERTDQNWQAIAEADDIDVVSVVIANHLHREVVEGLLAAGKHVLCEKPLSDTIADAEAMADAARTASSVARVGFTFRRAPGIAFVRDLVQSGELGEILHFRGRYWADYSCDPMAPITWRYKGPMGSGALADVGSHLSYIAEFIAGEVIEVSGGRFSTVINERPVPLEATVGHGHVAVSDTFEPVENDDYAAFTAGFANGASGSIEVSRVAAGHPNGLAFEVFGTKGTASWNQERPSEISLFKTEGEPSQRGERQVILGPNHPYVAGGFPMDAPGIGFGQNDGFVFQARSFLEEVAGMPEGDSLPRCATFDEGIHSMRMLEAVAESARNAGAAVRVEKEN; translated from the coding sequence ATGTCGGATTCGATTGGCGTCGCCGTCATCGGCGCCGGAATGGCCGGCCGCGCACACGCCGCCGCGTATCGAGCGGCGTCAACACTGTATGACCCGGTGCTTCCTGAGATTCGTCTGGTGTCGATCGGCGACGTCAACCCGGTATTCGGCGAGGCAGCCGCGCGACGATTCGGCTTCGAGCGCACGGACCAGAACTGGCAGGCCATCGCCGAGGCGGACGACATCGACGTGGTGAGCGTCGTCATCGCGAACCACCTTCACCGCGAGGTTGTCGAAGGGTTGCTTGCTGCGGGCAAGCACGTGCTCTGCGAGAAGCCGCTGAGCGACACCATTGCAGACGCCGAAGCCATGGCGGATGCTGCCCGCACGGCGTCATCGGTTGCCCGCGTGGGCTTCACCTTCCGTCGCGCCCCGGGCATCGCGTTCGTGCGCGACCTCGTGCAGAGCGGCGAACTCGGTGAGATTCTGCACTTCCGCGGACGCTACTGGGCGGACTACAGCTGCGACCCGATGGCACCCATCACGTGGCGCTACAAGGGGCCGATGGGCTCCGGGGCGCTCGCCGACGTCGGCAGCCACCTGTCGTACATCGCCGAGTTCATCGCAGGCGAGGTCATCGAGGTCTCGGGCGGTCGATTCAGCACGGTGATCAACGAACGCCCTGTGCCGCTTGAGGCTACGGTCGGCCACGGGCACGTCGCCGTGAGTGACACCTTCGAGCCGGTTGAGAACGATGACTACGCGGCGTTTACCGCGGGCTTCGCCAACGGCGCGTCGGGCAGCATCGAGGTGTCGCGCGTTGCCGCCGGGCATCCCAACGGGCTCGCGTTCGAGGTGTTCGGCACCAAAGGGACGGCGAGTTGGAACCAGGAGCGACCAAGCGAGATCTCGCTGTTCAAGACCGAGGGCGAGCCGTCGCAGCGCGGAGAGCGCCAGGTCATCCTCGGCCCGAACCATCCGTACGTCGCAGGCGGATTCCCCATGGACGCTCCTGGGATCGGCTTCGGCCAGAATGATGGCTTCGTCTTTCAGGCGCGATCGTTCCTCGAAGAGGTTGCGGGCATGCCCGAGGGCGACTCGCTGCCGCGATGCGCCACCTTTGACGAGGGCATTCACAGCATGCGGATGCTGGAAGCCGTCGCAGAATCGGCGCGCAACGCCGGTGCCGCTGTTCGTGTTGAGAAGGAGAACTGA
- a CDS encoding sugar porter family MFS transporter: protein MTVPHSKGSDSIGTLPPLGKGPFRKRLGVIALIATFGGLLFGYDTGVINGALSPMTEELGLTPFTEGVVTSSLVFAAAAGALVGGRISDAWGRRKTILLLAAFFFVGAMIVVFTPNYEILVVGRICLGLAVGGASTVVPVFLAEMAPYEIRGSIAGRNELAIVVGQLSAFVVNAIIGNVWGHIDGVWRFMFAVCAIPAAALFIGMLRMPESPRWLVEKHRFADALEVLKTVRSPERAQAELDEIQGIAEEEKEAHTVGIRSILTNKWLFRTLLVGIGLGIAQQLTGINSIMYYGQIVLIESGFDRDAALIANIAPGVIAVVGGIIALWMMDRIDRRKTFIIGLSLTTISHVLIGVSSMLLPAGNPLRPWVILLLVVIFVGSMQTFLNVAVWVYLSEIFPLHMRGIGIGISVLALWITNGFLSLYFPSLVEGVGITGTFFLFAGVGVLALIFVATQVPETRGRTLEAVEEGVTTGALYTVHLRR from the coding sequence ATGACAGTGCCACACAGCAAGGGCAGCGACAGCATCGGGACTCTGCCTCCGCTCGGCAAGGGCCCCTTCCGCAAGCGTCTCGGCGTCATCGCCCTCATCGCCACCTTCGGCGGACTGCTCTTCGGCTACGACACCGGCGTCATCAACGGTGCGCTGAGCCCTATGACCGAGGAGCTCGGTCTGACGCCGTTCACCGAGGGCGTTGTCACGAGTTCTCTCGTATTCGCTGCCGCAGCCGGTGCGCTCGTCGGCGGACGCATCTCCGACGCGTGGGGACGTCGCAAGACGATCCTGCTGCTCGCCGCCTTCTTCTTCGTTGGCGCCATGATCGTCGTGTTCACTCCGAACTACGAGATCCTCGTGGTCGGCCGAATCTGCCTCGGACTCGCTGTCGGCGGAGCATCCACTGTCGTCCCCGTGTTCCTCGCCGAAATGGCACCCTATGAGATCCGCGGCTCGATCGCTGGTCGTAATGAGCTCGCCATCGTCGTCGGCCAGCTTTCCGCCTTTGTCGTCAACGCCATCATCGGCAATGTTTGGGGCCACATCGACGGCGTCTGGCGATTCATGTTCGCCGTCTGCGCGATTCCGGCAGCCGCCCTCTTCATCGGGATGCTGAGGATGCCAGAGTCGCCCCGCTGGCTTGTGGAGAAGCACCGGTTTGCCGATGCGCTCGAGGTTCTGAAAACGGTGCGTTCCCCGGAGCGTGCGCAGGCGGAGCTTGACGAGATCCAGGGCATCGCCGAGGAGGAGAAGGAAGCACACACCGTCGGCATCCGTTCGATTCTCACGAACAAGTGGCTCTTCCGCACTCTGCTCGTCGGCATCGGTCTGGGAATCGCTCAGCAGCTCACGGGTATCAACTCGATAATGTATTACGGGCAGATCGTGCTGATCGAATCGGGCTTCGACAGGGACGCAGCGTTGATCGCCAACATCGCCCCCGGCGTCATCGCCGTCGTGGGAGGAATCATCGCGCTGTGGATGATGGACCGCATCGACCGCCGCAAGACGTTCATCATCGGCCTCTCCCTCACGACGATCAGCCACGTGCTCATCGGCGTCTCGTCAATGCTGCTTCCGGCGGGAAATCCGCTGCGCCCCTGGGTGATCCTTCTGCTCGTCGTGATCTTCGTCGGATCGATGCAGACGTTCCTCAACGTCGCTGTGTGGGTGTATCTCTCTGAGATCTTCCCTTTGCACATGCGCGGCATCGGCATTGGGATTTCCGTGCTCGCCCTGTGGATCACGAATGGCTTCCTCTCGCTGTACTTCCCCTCGCTTGTCGAAGGCGTCGGCATAACGGGAACGTTCTTCCTCTTCGCCGGAGTGGGTGTGCTTGCACTGATCTTCGTGGCCACGCAGGTTCCCGAGACGCGCGGACGCACCTTGGAAGCGGTCGAGGAGGGCGTCACCACAGGGGCTCTCTACACCGTGCATCTACGGCGCTGA
- a CDS encoding ABC transporter permease, producing the protein MTTQTPVRQQADERVASASVFAKIFTKPEVGAAAAAIVLFVMFAIVAPIFITPSSIATTLYGASAVGIMAVGVSMLMIGGEFDLSTGVGVISSSLAASLSVYWFGSNVWIGVILALVFSVGVGFLNGWLLMKTRLASFIVTLATFFMLIGLNLGLTRAITGAVATPSIENMPGFESAAVIFASEIPIFGIGVKITVFYWIALVVIATWILRRTRIGNWILASGGAPGSARAVGVPVWATKIGLYMGVGFCAWLLGMHQLFAFKTVQSGEGIGNEFLYIIAAVVGGCLLTGGYGSAIGGAIGALIYGMALKGVVYAEWNPDWLKFFLGAMLLGATVLNFWLQRRAGKGAK; encoded by the coding sequence ATGACTACTCAGACGCCTGTGCGTCAGCAGGCCGACGAGCGAGTTGCTTCCGCCTCTGTCTTCGCGAAAATCTTCACGAAGCCAGAGGTGGGGGCGGCCGCCGCCGCGATCGTCCTTTTTGTGATGTTCGCCATCGTCGCCCCGATCTTCATCACGCCGAGTTCCATCGCGACGACGCTGTACGGGGCGTCGGCTGTCGGGATCATGGCGGTCGGCGTCTCGATGCTCATGATCGGAGGCGAGTTCGACTTGTCGACCGGCGTTGGAGTGATTTCGAGTTCCCTTGCCGCATCTCTCTCCGTCTATTGGTTCGGATCCAACGTCTGGATTGGCGTTATCCTTGCGCTTGTCTTCTCGGTGGGCGTCGGCTTCCTCAATGGCTGGCTACTCATGAAGACGCGACTCGCGAGCTTTATTGTTACCCTCGCTACCTTCTTCATGCTCATTGGGCTCAACCTGGGGCTCACTCGTGCGATCACGGGCGCGGTCGCTACCCCGTCCATTGAGAACATGCCCGGTTTCGAATCCGCTGCAGTTATCTTCGCGTCAGAAATACCGATCTTCGGCATCGGAGTGAAGATCACAGTCTTCTATTGGATCGCACTCGTCGTTATCGCGACGTGGATTCTGCGTCGGACAAGGATCGGCAACTGGATCTTGGCGAGCGGGGGTGCGCCGGGGTCGGCGCGAGCTGTGGGTGTCCCGGTTTGGGCGACGAAGATCGGCTTGTATATGGGGGTCGGGTTCTGCGCCTGGTTGCTGGGAATGCACCAGCTCTTCGCATTCAAGACGGTTCAGTCCGGTGAGGGTATTGGAAACGAGTTTCTCTACATCATCGCGGCGGTCGTCGGCGGGTGTCTTCTGACTGGCGGATACGGAAGCGCCATCGGTGGGGCGATTGGGGCGCTCATCTACGGCATGGCTTTGAAAGGTGTCGTCTATGCCGAGTGGAATCCAGACTGGTTGAAGTTCTTCCTCGGAGCCATGCTCCTCGGGGCAACCGTGCTGAATTTCTGGTTGCAACGTCGAGCAGGGAAGGGAGCAAAATGA